In Nitrospinota bacterium, the DNA window CGTTGGCCGAGCTTATTGAGGCGTCCACATTGCTTATGACGGTGCCTAACGTGGTACCGAGGCTCCGGAGCCCCAGAAGAATAACCACAACAATGAGAGCCACCAGGATGGCGTACTCCACCGCCGTAGCTCCCTTGTCACATTGGATGAGCCTTTTTTTGATGTTCATTTTAGAATAATGCTGCCCCTCCTTACATGGCCGGTTGCGCGGTTTTGCTCCCGGAAGGGCTCGGGTTCCCCCAAGATACCCACGCCTTTCCCGATAGACTGGGCTTTTCGACTACAGAATTTTGCAAGGCTCGTGCCGTACTTGATCGGAGCCTTCCTCTCTCAGCACACTGCCATGGTAATAACCCATAATATATTGATAATATTGAAGAACTGGCCATATGCCGGGTGGCGTAGCGCCCCTCAACACAGAAATGATCCAATTTGGGTTGGAGGTGGGTTTTACCTTATCGTAAAGGACTAGAGGATATGATCAAAGCATCCCGCTTACTTTAGGACCCCTTCCACATTCAGAAGACCGTAGAGAGGCTAATTTTTTGGTCGCTTACAACGCCTCGGCCGAGAATCAATCGGGGTTATTAATTCCCCTCGAGCAACCCAATCTTCGTCATCAGCGCTATCTCTAGATAATCGGGATTGAACGGTTTAGTGATATAGTCAAAAGCTCCATCGGCCAAGGCCTGCAAGGCAAGGTCCTCTTCGTGGAGAGCGGTAATCATGATAACGCTCACCGCGGGATCAAAGGCCTTCAGCTCCCTGAGGGTCTCCCGACCATCCTTGCCCGGCATGAGGATGTCCAGAAGAACCACGTCGGGTTTTTCCTGCTTGTAGGCCGCCAGGGCCTCATCGCAGCTGTTGGCCTCCATCACGCTGAAGCCCTTATCCGCGAGGAATTCGCACAGCGCCTCGCAGAAATCAGGCTCGTCGTCCACCACTAGTATTCTATGCGTCATATCTTTACTCCTTCCGCGGCCAGTCTGACGACAAAAGACGCTCCGCCGTCAGCGCCATTTTTGGCCCAAATGGCTCCCCCATGAGTCTCGATAATGCCTTGACATAT includes these proteins:
- a CDS encoding Flp family type IVb pilin codes for the protein MNIKKRLIQCDKGATAVEYAILVALIVVVILLGLRSLGTTLGTVISNVDASISSANGSDEDKAKSKGKAKSKGKAKGKDKAKGKGKAKGKV
- a CDS encoding response regulator, with product MTHRILVVDDEPDFCEALCEFLADKGFSVMEANSCDEALAAYKQEKPDVVLLDILMPGKDGRETLRELKAFDPAVSVIMITALHEEDLALQALADGAFDYITKPFNPDYLEIALMTKIGLLEGN